From a single Haloarcula sp. DT43 genomic region:
- a CDS encoding DUF7504 family protein → MNTVSADKFDVPGDIGPLDSGTSVLLTGEDTDALESVFARVAAPADGERSVVIATDSRGRAVKRSLNGAKRGAGDRSAVLTAAGRSSGDDIETVDDLSDLTGMGMQFSALAADSQQAAAGFRTGIFLCSTIAGELDDTRSLYRFLNSTFLTEIRRSDGIGVCALDTSADIGSNMNSTVTGLKTSFKTHVDVESTGRTEATLTISDDDGERTVDVSV, encoded by the coding sequence ATGAACACCGTCTCGGCCGACAAGTTCGACGTACCCGGCGACATCGGACCGCTGGACAGCGGCACGAGCGTCTTGCTGACGGGCGAGGACACGGACGCGCTGGAATCGGTGTTCGCCCGCGTCGCGGCCCCGGCCGACGGCGAGCGAAGCGTCGTCATCGCCACGGACAGCCGCGGGCGCGCGGTCAAGCGGTCGTTGAACGGCGCGAAACGCGGTGCCGGGGACCGGTCGGCCGTCCTCACCGCCGCGGGGCGTTCGAGCGGCGACGACATCGAGACGGTCGACGACCTCTCGGACCTCACCGGCATGGGGATGCAGTTCTCGGCGCTCGCCGCCGACTCACAGCAGGCGGCGGCGGGGTTCCGGACCGGCATCTTCCTCTGTTCGACGATTGCCGGCGAACTCGACGACACCCGGTCGCTGTACCGATTCCTCAACTCCACGTTCCTGACCGAAATCCGGCGGAGCGACGGCATCGGCGTCTGCGCGCTCGATACGAGCGCCGACATCGGGTCGAACATGAACAGCACGGTCACCGGCCTGAAAACGTCGTTCAAGACCCACGTTGACGTGGAATCGACCGGCCGAACCGAGGCGACGCTGACCATCTCTGACGACGACGGCGAGCGGACGGTCGACGTGTCGGTCTGA
- a CDS encoding helix-turn-helix domain-containing protein — MTDIKAVVRAEHPDIVLTQTVAHDRSSKVRSVSEAGTDPTSGKFFYHIESSDFHRFEDGLRGDSTVGEFERVIETRDDEAIYSFEYTDEAKILSPVISAANGVILDMENDGRAWILTVWMSDRTDLAHLWDYAQGNDIDIDLVRVNEYASLGNTDAGLTDSQREALLVAFETGYFEEPRNATLSDVAAELDISQPAASGLLRRGVKRLIMSSLRDDGETPK; from the coding sequence ATGACCGACATCAAGGCGGTCGTCCGGGCCGAACACCCCGACATCGTCCTCACACAGACCGTCGCCCACGACCGGAGTTCGAAAGTCAGGTCCGTGTCGGAGGCGGGCACGGACCCGACGTCGGGCAAGTTCTTCTACCACATCGAGTCGTCCGACTTCCACCGGTTCGAAGACGGACTGCGGGGCGACAGCACCGTCGGCGAGTTCGAACGCGTCATCGAGACCAGGGACGACGAGGCCATCTACAGTTTCGAGTACACGGACGAGGCGAAGATACTCTCGCCCGTTATTTCCGCCGCCAACGGCGTCATCCTCGACATGGAGAACGACGGGCGCGCCTGGATTCTGACGGTGTGGATGTCCGACCGAACGGACCTGGCCCACCTCTGGGACTACGCACAGGGGAACGACATCGACATCGACCTGGTGCGCGTGAACGAGTACGCCAGTCTGGGGAACACGGACGCCGGGTTGACCGACAGCCAGCGGGAAGCGCTCCTCGTCGCATTCGAAACCGGGTACTTCGAAGAACCGCGGAACGCGACGCTCAGCGACGTCGCCGCCGAACTGGACATCTCCCAACCTGCGGCCAGCGGTCTCCTTCGGCGCGGCGTCAAGCGGCTCATCATGTCGTCACTGAGAGACGACGGCGAAACCCCGAAGTGA
- a CDS encoding gamma carbonic anhydrase family protein, protein MDSREYAFEGATPDIHGYAHVSREATLVGDVTVGPNANVWPGVVLRGDVAPVEVGRESAIGDGAIVHASTVGEKAMVGHGAVLNDAAVSDGALVGFNSTVSDATIGEGSIVAMGTVVPPGYEVPAESFVRGSPATVTPLSETTIDPNEVFEAFSSGDYANLAARHEDLFE, encoded by the coding sequence ATGGACAGCCGAGAGTACGCGTTCGAGGGGGCCACACCGGACATCCACGGCTACGCTCACGTCAGCCGCGAAGCGACGCTGGTCGGCGATGTGACCGTCGGCCCGAACGCGAACGTCTGGCCCGGCGTCGTGTTGCGCGGCGACGTGGCACCGGTCGAAGTGGGCCGCGAATCGGCCATCGGTGACGGAGCTATCGTTCACGCCTCGACCGTCGGCGAGAAGGCGATGGTCGGTCACGGGGCCGTCCTCAACGACGCGGCGGTCAGCGACGGGGCACTCGTGGGCTTCAACTCGACGGTCAGCGACGCCACCATCGGCGAGGGCTCCATCGTCGCCATGGGGACCGTCGTCCCGCCGGGCTACGAGGTGCCCGCGGAGTCGTTCGTCCGCGGGAGCCCCGCGACGGTGACGCCGCTGTCCGAGACGACCATCGACCCCAACGAGGTGTTCGAGGCGTTCAGCTCCGGTGATTACGCCAACCTCGCGGCCCGCCACGAGGACCTCTTCGAGTAA
- a CDS encoding Vms1/Ankzf1 family peptidyl-tRNA hydrolase, with the protein MLDRLLGRASLKERVAELEEENHHLERQLDAEKERRADAATERQRAEAEVNRLEDRVAELEDRVQRLQNEEGESTFRAEETLSRARLGAVLDRLESFETGPEGVFTAYVEAERSLPGPVRDAFGDRASLVASAAPCLAVTDDAGLLSACLSVPAPPSPFTEWADGVRLKRSWFEPTGEHVVALVRSDLFALGEYDGRERTAFHGFDSDLKSQHSKGGFSQGRFERLRDQQIDTHLDRCQAAIEEVSPDRLYVVGEGSVIHEFEDRATATKAVDATGEPAEALEDAVRSLWTVRLRVP; encoded by the coding sequence ATGCTTGACCGGTTGCTGGGACGCGCGTCGCTGAAAGAGCGGGTGGCCGAACTCGAAGAGGAGAACCACCACCTCGAACGCCAACTCGACGCCGAGAAGGAGCGCCGTGCCGACGCGGCGACCGAGCGCCAGCGGGCCGAGGCCGAGGTCAATCGGCTGGAGGACCGCGTCGCCGAACTCGAAGACCGCGTCCAGCGACTCCAGAACGAGGAGGGCGAATCGACCTTCCGGGCCGAGGAGACGCTCAGTCGGGCGCGGCTCGGGGCCGTCCTCGACCGCCTCGAATCGTTCGAGACGGGGCCCGAGGGCGTGTTCACGGCCTACGTCGAGGCGGAGCGCTCCCTGCCCGGTCCGGTCCGGGACGCCTTCGGCGACCGCGCGTCCTTGGTCGCGAGCGCCGCGCCGTGTCTCGCGGTCACCGACGACGCCGGCCTCCTGTCGGCGTGTCTGTCCGTCCCCGCGCCGCCGTCGCCGTTTACCGAGTGGGCCGACGGGGTCCGGCTGAAGCGGTCGTGGTTCGAACCGACCGGCGAACACGTCGTCGCCCTGGTCCGTTCGGACCTGTTCGCGCTGGGCGAGTACGACGGCCGCGAGCGGACCGCCTTCCACGGCTTCGACTCGGACCTGAAGAGCCAGCACTCGAAGGGCGGCTTCTCGCAGGGCCGGTTCGAGCGGCTCCGCGACCAGCAGATAGACACCCATCTGGACCGCTGTCAGGCGGCTATCGAGGAGGTATCGCCCGACCGACTGTACGTCGTCGGCGAGGGGTCGGTCATCCACGAGTTCGAGGACCGCGCGACGGCGACGAAGGCCGTCGACGCGACCGGGGAGCCGGCCGAGGCACTCGAAGACGCCGTGCGGTCGCTGTGGACCGTCCGGCTCCGCGTCCCGTAG
- a CDS encoding GAF domain-containing protein, whose translation MTRAVLCVDIEERIDDVAAAVEDDESLTARTATTVEAARETLESEPIVCVVTAYDLPDGTGLEIVGAIRDIAPQTPCVLFTDVQPAEIDTASFEQSIVEYLNRDLPDAHDRLAFVANDVIDYSAQASFIRPDDEDERLETLAQYDVEELPIEDSFDRLTGLIASHFDAAVAFIGLIEEEEENFLSCHGGDFDTLTRENTICTHSMLQEDVMVVEDIMEDARFAENEQLQNLGIRSYAGANMTASNGQVIGQVCLLDHVPRSYDAEEQAELEDFADTAMEILELRQTVRDAERTEVTP comes from the coding sequence ATGACACGTGCAGTTCTCTGTGTTGATATCGAAGAGCGAATCGACGACGTCGCGGCGGCGGTCGAGGACGACGAGTCGCTGACGGCACGGACGGCGACGACGGTCGAGGCGGCGCGCGAGACGCTCGAATCGGAGCCAATCGTCTGCGTGGTCACGGCGTACGACCTCCCGGACGGGACCGGGCTCGAAATCGTCGGTGCGATTCGGGACATCGCGCCCCAGACGCCCTGCGTCCTGTTCACGGACGTCCAGCCGGCGGAGATAGACACGGCGTCGTTCGAGCAGAGCATCGTCGAGTACCTCAACCGCGACCTCCCCGACGCCCACGACCGGCTGGCGTTCGTCGCCAACGACGTCATCGACTACAGTGCCCAGGCGAGTTTCATCCGCCCGGACGACGAGGACGAGCGACTGGAGACGCTCGCCCAGTACGACGTCGAGGAGCTCCCCATCGAGGACAGTTTCGACCGCTTGACGGGCCTCATCGCCAGCCACTTCGACGCCGCCGTGGCGTTCATCGGGCTCATCGAGGAGGAGGAGGAGAACTTCCTTTCCTGTCACGGCGGCGATTTCGACACGCTGACCCGCGAGAACACCATCTGCACCCACAGCATGCTCCAGGAGGACGTGATGGTCGTCGAGGACATTATGGAGGACGCCCGCTTCGCCGAGAACGAGCAGCTACAGAACCTCGGCATCCGCTCGTACGCCGGCGCGAACATGACCGCGAGCAACGGGCAGGTCATCGGGCAGGTGTGCCTGCTCGACCACGTGCCCCGCAGCTACGACGCCGAGGAGCAGGCCGAACTCGAGGACTTCGCCGACACAGCGATGGAAATCCTGGAACTCAGACAGACCGTTCGTGACGCCGAGCGGACGGAGGTCACACCATGA
- a CDS encoding dipeptide epimerase: MNWAVERHDLPLSDPFGISRETSETSEAVVVELTHEGTTGIGAVTPSVYYDERAPSVADALPALLERVDRIGDPWNHQRIERDLAEFAPARPAARMAVSIAVHDLAARSLDLPLYRQWGLDPDAVPPTTYTVGIDSPERMAEKAERAADDGFGHLKVKLGTDDDRARLDAVRDAAPDAEVRVDANAAWTADEAIDKAAWLADAGVTMLEQPVAADDIDGLRRVTGATDIPVAADESCLTAADVPRVADACDVVNAKLLKCGGLRPAMRLLDAATAHSLDLMLGCMVESNASIAAAVHLAPLVDYLDLDGALLLESDPYAGVSLDGDVFDLRTVAAGTGATRRSSGGGPD, encoded by the coding sequence ATGAACTGGGCCGTCGAGCGACACGACCTGCCGCTGTCGGACCCCTTCGGCATCTCGCGGGAGACCAGCGAGACCAGCGAGGCCGTCGTGGTCGAACTCACCCACGAAGGAACGACCGGTATCGGGGCCGTCACGCCCTCCGTGTACTACGACGAGCGCGCGCCGTCGGTCGCCGACGCCCTCCCGGCCCTGCTCGAACGCGTCGACCGAATCGGCGACCCGTGGAACCACCAGCGCATCGAGCGGGACCTCGCCGAGTTCGCGCCGGCCCGGCCGGCCGCGCGGATGGCCGTCTCCATCGCCGTCCACGACCTCGCCGCCCGAAGCCTGGACCTGCCGCTGTACCGCCAGTGGGGGCTCGACCCCGACGCGGTGCCGCCGACCACCTACACGGTCGGCATCGACTCGCCCGAGCGGATGGCCGAGAAAGCCGAACGAGCGGCCGACGACGGCTTCGGCCACCTGAAGGTCAAGCTCGGCACGGACGACGACCGGGCGCGGCTGGACGCGGTCCGGGACGCCGCCCCGGACGCCGAGGTCCGCGTCGACGCAAACGCCGCCTGGACCGCCGACGAGGCTATCGACAAGGCGGCGTGGCTCGCCGATGCCGGCGTCACGATGCTGGAACAGCCCGTCGCAGCCGATGACATCGACGGCCTCCGGCGCGTGACCGGCGCGACCGACATCCCGGTGGCGGCCGACGAGTCCTGCCTGACCGCGGCGGACGTGCCCCGAGTCGCGGACGCTTGCGATGTCGTCAACGCCAAACTGCTCAAATGCGGCGGGCTCCGCCCCGCAATGCGTCTGCTCGACGCCGCCACAGCCCACAGCCTCGACCTGATGCTCGGCTGTATGGTCGAGTCCAACGCCAGTATCGCCGCCGCGGTTCACCTCGCGCCGCTCGTCGACTACCTCGACCTCGACGGCGCGCTCCTACTGGAGTCTGACCCCTACGCCGGCGTGTCACTGGACGGGGACGTCTTCGACCTGCGGACGGTGGCGGCCGGCACCGGCGCGACTCGGCGCTCGTCCGGCGGTGGCCCGGACTGA
- a CDS encoding DUF5802 family protein encodes MFEQFSRGYYLGRLYVEPRDDAAAAMCREQHERVNEQLYASGEGIERTDYPLVMKLGSQHFAVHGDEQVPADTLVVPESMLEDANVRNPPSLEEVFLAKADHAAQLLSISEGTPTLPDTAV; translated from the coding sequence GGATACTACCTCGGCCGCCTCTACGTCGAACCGAGAGACGACGCGGCGGCCGCGATGTGTCGTGAGCAGCACGAACGAGTGAACGAACAGTTGTACGCCTCCGGCGAGGGAATCGAGCGCACAGACTATCCGCTCGTGATGAAACTCGGCTCCCAGCACTTCGCCGTCCACGGGGACGAACAGGTCCCGGCGGACACACTCGTCGTTCCCGAATCGATGCTCGAAGACGCCAACGTCCGGAACCCACCCAGCCTCGAAGAAGTGTTCCTGGCGAAGGCCGACCACGCCGCACAACTGCTCTCTATCTCCGAGGGGACGCCGACACTGCCCGATACAGCGGTCTGA
- a CDS encoding DUF1611 domain-containing protein, with the protein MAVAILTHDAFPDRAKTAVGLLRYGDRTVHALVDRERAGQRVHDTLPDVQDAPIVASMADVPEVDALVVGISPIGGEFDESWREDVRTALERGCDVYSGLHDFLADDEEFARLAAAHDAELHDLRKPPEDLTVAAGTAGDVDATVVTTVGTDCSTGKMTASFEIRDAARERGLDAAVVPTGQTGIAITGRGIVVDRVIADYAAGAVERLVEEAGDRDLLVVEGQGALAHPAYSGVTTSILHGSAPDALVMCHEAGREAIHGYESFAIPPLSEYVDIYERLAAPVSDAAVTAGMLNTRHLADEAAADAVADYADDLGVPATDPVRHGVPDAVLDAVV; encoded by the coding sequence ATGGCCGTAGCCATTCTGACACACGACGCGTTCCCCGACCGGGCCAAGACGGCCGTCGGGCTGTTGCGGTACGGTGACCGAACGGTCCACGCCCTCGTCGACCGCGAGCGGGCCGGACAGCGCGTCCACGATACGCTTCCGGACGTACAGGACGCCCCCATCGTCGCGTCGATGGCCGACGTGCCCGAGGTGGACGCGCTCGTCGTCGGCATCTCGCCCATCGGCGGGGAGTTCGACGAGTCCTGGCGCGAAGACGTACGCACGGCGCTCGAACGCGGCTGTGACGTGTACTCGGGCCTGCACGACTTCCTGGCTGACGACGAGGAGTTCGCCCGCCTCGCCGCGGCACACGACGCCGAACTGCACGACCTGCGCAAGCCGCCCGAGGACCTGACCGTGGCGGCGGGCACCGCTGGCGACGTGGACGCGACGGTCGTCACGACCGTCGGGACGGACTGCTCGACGGGGAAGATGACCGCGTCGTTCGAAATCCGAGACGCGGCGCGGGAACGGGGCCTCGACGCCGCTGTCGTCCCGACCGGGCAGACCGGCATCGCCATCACCGGCCGGGGTATCGTCGTCGACCGCGTCATCGCCGACTACGCCGCTGGCGCGGTCGAGCGACTGGTCGAGGAGGCGGGCGACCGGGACCTGCTGGTCGTCGAGGGCCAGGGCGCGCTCGCCCACCCGGCCTACTCGGGCGTGACGACGAGCATCCTCCACGGGTCGGCTCCCGACGCGCTCGTGATGTGCCACGAGGCCGGCCGCGAGGCGATTCACGGCTACGAGTCGTTCGCCATCCCGCCCCTGTCGGAGTACGTCGACATCTACGAGCGCCTGGCCGCGCCGGTCTCGGACGCGGCGGTCACGGCGGGCATGCTGAACACGCGCCACCTCGCCGACGAAGCGGCCGCCGACGCCGTCGCGGACTACGCCGACGACCTCGGCGTGCCGGCGACCGACCCCGTCCGCCACGGGGTCCCCGACGCGGTACTGGACGCCGTCGTATGA
- a CDS encoding ICP22 family protein, with product MDDIVDLVTRSLADETAAEFTERVDEQAMQLRRAIEAGEFDNEAFSVGLEVELYAVNAEPEPPEPDEGEDGEELAEEDLDDDLSGSGEAAWSGSLDAPAEPADGGGASLEPDDGSLEPLGDESADGETAEAGDRADDAFGPGEGPSLDVDPDSPLAEEEPETPDAEAEPGVEPSVEEAADEPYMDPEDWRGRLTRLPDVVFEGEANKELGLHNAEVNTEPNSFDETGMEVQTTAVEMQTKQARQQASKHNCELVLDAMWTVPPEGGSEQYLSAHETRDGVVLADNMRQAPRYVALDNEALDHADGSIGFDVPGYSGSFPTILFESLATSIQPHLQIPDAGAFSEYYNAAIRTLGPLLALSVNSPFLPADMYDDTDGEWLCANTHHELRIAAFEQSVNTSANPKVRVPRDLDSTTDVVGRVVEDDLFAPFLREWLEESDRDGLADDIWEFDHKRGTYWRWLRCVVGGTPVEGASTERSLRIEYRPLPTQPHVKDMIGLQALTVGLIRGLVAADHPAAELPWQEARRSFYNAAQDGSAADLSWVTAGGERTADRAAIYDEVFEYARLGLAEQDVPEASIDEYLGPIEARYEAGTTPSDWKIARVRESLDGGDDLSTAIQSMQRDYLAASREHHSFDEWL from the coding sequence ATGGACGATATCGTCGACCTGGTGACCCGGTCGCTCGCCGACGAGACTGCCGCGGAGTTCACTGAACGGGTCGACGAACAGGCGATGCAGCTCCGGCGTGCAATCGAAGCCGGGGAGTTCGACAACGAGGCGTTCTCCGTCGGACTGGAGGTCGAACTGTACGCCGTCAACGCCGAGCCGGAGCCGCCCGAACCGGACGAGGGGGAAGACGGCGAGGAGCTCGCGGAGGAGGACCTCGACGACGACCTGAGCGGGTCGGGTGAGGCCGCCTGGAGCGGGTCGCTGGACGCCCCGGCGGAGCCGGCGGACGGCGGTGGCGCGTCGCTGGAGCCGGACGACGGGTCGCTGGAACCCCTGGGAGACGAGTCAGCGGACGGGGAGACGGCCGAAGCCGGCGACCGGGCCGACGACGCGTTCGGCCCCGGCGAGGGACCGTCGCTGGACGTCGACCCGGACAGCCCGCTGGCCGAGGAGGAGCCCGAGACGCCCGACGCGGAGGCCGAACCGGGCGTCGAGCCGTCGGTCGAGGAAGCGGCCGACGAGCCGTACATGGACCCCGAGGACTGGCGCGGGCGGCTGACGCGCCTGCCCGACGTGGTGTTCGAGGGCGAGGCCAACAAGGAGCTGGGCCTGCACAACGCCGAGGTCAACACCGAGCCCAACAGCTTCGACGAGACGGGGATGGAGGTCCAGACGACGGCGGTGGAGATGCAGACGAAACAGGCCCGCCAGCAGGCGAGCAAGCACAACTGCGAACTCGTCCTCGACGCGATGTGGACCGTCCCGCCCGAGGGCGGCAGCGAGCAGTACCTCTCGGCCCACGAGACCCGCGACGGGGTCGTCCTGGCGGACAACATGCGGCAGGCCCCCAGGTACGTGGCGCTCGACAACGAGGCGCTGGACCACGCCGACGGCAGCATCGGCTTCGACGTGCCGGGGTACAGCGGCTCGTTCCCGACGATTCTGTTCGAGTCGCTCGCCACGTCGATTCAGCCCCACCTCCAGATTCCCGACGCAGGGGCGTTCTCCGAGTACTACAACGCAGCGATACGGACGCTCGGACCCCTGCTCGCGCTGTCTGTAAACTCGCCGTTCCTCCCGGCGGACATGTACGACGACACCGACGGCGAGTGGCTCTGTGCCAACACCCACCACGAGCTCCGCATCGCGGCCTTCGAGCAGTCGGTCAACACCAGCGCGAACCCGAAGGTGCGGGTCCCGCGGGACCTCGACTCGACGACGGACGTGGTCGGCCGCGTCGTCGAGGACGACCTGTTCGCCCCGTTCCTCCGGGAGTGGCTCGAAGAGAGCGACCGCGACGGCCTCGCCGACGACATCTGGGAGTTCGACCACAAGCGCGGGACCTACTGGCGCTGGCTCCGCTGTGTCGTCGGCGGGACGCCGGTCGAGGGGGCCAGCACCGAGCGGTCGCTGCGCATCGAGTACCGCCCGCTCCCGACCCAGCCCCACGTCAAGGACATGATAGGGCTGCAGGCGCTGACGGTCGGACTCATCCGCGGGCTGGTCGCCGCCGACCACCCCGCCGCGGAACTCCCCTGGCAGGAGGCCCGACGGAGCTTCTACAACGCCGCACAGGACGGCTCCGCGGCCGACCTCTCGTGGGTGACCGCCGGGGGCGAACGGACGGCCGACCGCGCGGCCATCTACGACGAGGTCTTCGAGTACGCCCGCCTGGGACTGGCCGAGCAGGACGTGCCGGAGGCCAGCATCGACGAGTACCTCGGCCCCATCGAAGCGCGGTACGAGGCCGGCACGACCCCAAGCGACTGGAAAATTGCCCGCGTTCGCGAGTCTCTCGACGGCGGCGACGACCTCTCGACGGCCATCCAGTCGATGCAGCGGGACTACCTCGCGGCGAGCCGCGAGCACCACTCCTTCGACGAGTGGCTGTAG
- a CDS encoding redoxin domain-containing protein translates to MVSTGDTAPDISATLANGEVEAFELSDHLGDGPVVLAFFPGAFTPPCSNEMVALQEHLGDFHDAGATVLGVSADSAFSLNSFREEHGLEFDLVSDMGRSAIQDYGLEIDIEDLGLLGVANRAVFVVDGDGEVTYSWVADDPTNEPDYEALVDAAASA, encoded by the coding sequence ATGGTATCCACAGGCGACACAGCGCCGGACATCTCGGCGACACTCGCGAACGGTGAGGTAGAGGCCTTCGAACTGAGCGACCACCTGGGCGACGGCCCGGTCGTGCTCGCCTTCTTCCCGGGCGCGTTCACGCCGCCCTGCTCCAACGAGATGGTGGCCCTACAGGAGCACCTCGGGGACTTCCACGACGCCGGCGCGACGGTCCTCGGCGTCAGCGCCGACTCGGCGTTCTCGCTGAACTCCTTCCGGGAGGAGCACGGCCTGGAGTTCGACCTGGTCAGCGACATGGGCCGGTCGGCGATACAGGACTACGGCCTCGAAATCGACATCGAGGACCTCGGCCTGCTCGGCGTCGCCAACCGCGCCGTGTTCGTCGTCGACGGCGACGGCGAGGTCACCTACAGCTGGGTCGCCGACGACCCGACGAACGAGCCGGACTACGAGGCGCTGGTCGACGCCGCCGCGTCGGCGTAA